A single genomic interval of Lathyrus oleraceus cultivar Zhongwan6 chromosome 7, CAAS_Psat_ZW6_1.0, whole genome shotgun sequence harbors:
- the LOC127107418 gene encoding beta-glucosidase 10 isoform X3 → MLMKSNSFAVMMKLLGAILLVSIASVANALTKSDFPPHFLFGASTSAYQVEGAANEDGRKPSILDTFTHAGSGGRFKGDGDIASDQYHKYKDDVKLMAEMGLDAYRFSISWSRLIPDGRGPINPKGLEYYNKLINELTSQGIQAHVTLHHWDLPQTLEDEYEGWVSRRIIKDFTAYADVCFREFGDRVKHWTTLNEGNVESVEGYDEGSLPPQRCSSSSISNCSKGNSSTEPYLVTHHMLLAHASAAKLYRTKYKAKQRGLIGFNLLGFGLLPLTNTSEDIIAAKRAQDFLIGWYMNPFIFGEYPDSMKNDVGSRLPYFTARESNLVKGSIDFLGFNFYYSLYVKNNPKSLQKENSYASDMAVEFKPYPGIGTPTDEIPVIPWVLEGLLHSLKNDYGNFPIYIHEIGQQTNRNSSLDDWSRVKSMHVYIGSLLDMLRNGLNIRGYFVWAFLDVFELLYGYEKSYGLYFIDMKDPTLRRQPKLSSVWYSNFLNNRIMDSKIAMKIEEKSSISNTSLMHATT, encoded by the exons ATGTTGATGAAGTCTAATTCATTTGCAGTGATGATGAAGTTGTTAGGTGCAATTTTATTGGTATCAATAGCTTCTGTTGCTAATGCTCTGACCAAAAGTGATTTCCCTCCTCACTTCTTGTTTGGTGCTTCAACTTCTGCTTATCAG GTTGAAGGTGCAGCAAATGAAGATGGCAGGAAACCAAGCATATTGGATACCTTTACACATGCCGGCAGTG GAGGACGATTCAAGGGAGATGGTGACATTGCATCTGATCAATATCACAAGTATAAG GATGATGTCAAACTCATGGCGGAAATGGGCTTAGATGCCTACAGATTTTCTATATCATGGTCAAGACTTATTCCAG ATGGGAGAGGACCAATAAATCCCAAGGGATTGGAATATTACAACAAACTTATCAATGAACTAACAAGCCAAG GAATCCAAGCACATGTTACATTGCATCATTGGGATCTACCACAAACACTCGAAGATGAATATGAAGGATGGGTTAGCCGAAGAATTAT AAAGGACTTCACAGCATATGCAGATGTATGCTTTAGAGAGTTTGGAGATAGAGTTAAACATTGGACTACCTTGAATGAAGGAAATGTGGAATCTGTAGAAGGTTATGATGAAGGATCCTTACCACCTCAAAGGTGTTCATCTTCCTCTATCTCTAACTGCTCCAAAGGCAATTCTTCAACAGAGCCATACTTGGTAACTCATCATATGTTGTTAGCACATGCATCAGCTGCAAAACTTTATAGGACGAAGTACAAG GCCAAGCAAAGGGGACTTATTGGTTTTAATCTCCTTGGTTTTGGTTTACTTCCACTAACAAATACTAGTGAAGACATAATTGCTGCTAAAAGAGCCCAAGACTTCTTAATTGGGTG GTATATGAATCCCTTCATTTTTGGAGAGTATCCCGACTCCATGAAAAATGATGTTGGCTCAAGGCTTCCTTACTTCACTGCCAGAGAATCAAATTTGGTTAAGGGCTCAATTGACTTCCTTGGATTCAATTTTTACTATTCATTATATGTTAAGAACAACCCGAAAAGCCTGCAAAAAGAGAATAGCTATGCATCAGATATGGCTGTAGAGTTTAAAC CCTACCCTGGAATTGGTACACCTACAGATGAG ATACCGGTTATACCTTGGGTTTTGGAAGGGCTGCTTCACTCATTGAAGAATGATTATGGAAATTTTCCAATTTATATTCATGAAATTG GTCAACAAACAAATAGGAATTCATCATTAGATGATTGGTCAAGGGTGAAGTCTATGCATGTATACATAGGGAGCTTGCTTGATATGTTAAG GAATGGATTGAATATAAGAGGCTACTTTGTATGGGCCTTTTTGGATGTATTTGAGTTGCTATATGGATATGAAAAAAGTTATGGTTTATATTTCATAGATATGAAAGATCCAACTTTGAGGAGGCAACCTAAACTTTCTTCTGTGTGGTACTCAAATTTTCTAAACAACAGAATTATGGACTCAAAGATCGCCATGAAAATTGAAGAGAAGTCATCCATCTCCAACACTTCCTTGATGCATGCTACCACTTAA
- the LOC127107418 gene encoding beta-glucosidase 11 isoform X4: MLMKSNSFAVMMKLLGAILLVSIASVANALTKSDFPPHFLFGASTSAYQVEGAANEDGRKPSILDTFTHAGSGGRFKGDGDIASDQYHKYKDDVKLMAEMGLDAYRFSISWSRLIPDGRGPINPKGLEYYNKLINELTSQGIQAHVTLHHWDLPQTLEDEYEGWVSRRIIKDFTAYADVCFREFGDRVKHWTTLNEGNVESVEGYDEGSLPPQRCSSSSISNCSKGNSSTEPYLVTHHMLLAHASAAKLYRTKYKAKQRGLIGFNLLGFGLLPLTNTSEDIIAAKRAQDFLIGWYMNPFIFGEYPDSMKNDVGSRLPYFTARESNLVKGSIDFLGFNFYYSLYVKNNPKSLQKENSYASDMAVEFKRMIISAPFTAPILII, translated from the exons ATGTTGATGAAGTCTAATTCATTTGCAGTGATGATGAAGTTGTTAGGTGCAATTTTATTGGTATCAATAGCTTCTGTTGCTAATGCTCTGACCAAAAGTGATTTCCCTCCTCACTTCTTGTTTGGTGCTTCAACTTCTGCTTATCAG GTTGAAGGTGCAGCAAATGAAGATGGCAGGAAACCAAGCATATTGGATACCTTTACACATGCCGGCAGTG GAGGACGATTCAAGGGAGATGGTGACATTGCATCTGATCAATATCACAAGTATAAG GATGATGTCAAACTCATGGCGGAAATGGGCTTAGATGCCTACAGATTTTCTATATCATGGTCAAGACTTATTCCAG ATGGGAGAGGACCAATAAATCCCAAGGGATTGGAATATTACAACAAACTTATCAATGAACTAACAAGCCAAG GAATCCAAGCACATGTTACATTGCATCATTGGGATCTACCACAAACACTCGAAGATGAATATGAAGGATGGGTTAGCCGAAGAATTAT AAAGGACTTCACAGCATATGCAGATGTATGCTTTAGAGAGTTTGGAGATAGAGTTAAACATTGGACTACCTTGAATGAAGGAAATGTGGAATCTGTAGAAGGTTATGATGAAGGATCCTTACCACCTCAAAGGTGTTCATCTTCCTCTATCTCTAACTGCTCCAAAGGCAATTCTTCAACAGAGCCATACTTGGTAACTCATCATATGTTGTTAGCACATGCATCAGCTGCAAAACTTTATAGGACGAAGTACAAG GCCAAGCAAAGGGGACTTATTGGTTTTAATCTCCTTGGTTTTGGTTTACTTCCACTAACAAATACTAGTGAAGACATAATTGCTGCTAAAAGAGCCCAAGACTTCTTAATTGGGTG GTATATGAATCCCTTCATTTTTGGAGAGTATCCCGACTCCATGAAAAATGATGTTGGCTCAAGGCTTCCTTACTTCACTGCCAGAGAATCAAATTTGGTTAAGGGCTCAATTGACTTCCTTGGATTCAATTTTTACTATTCATTATATGTTAAGAACAACCCGAAAAGCCTGCAAAAAGAGAATAGCTATGCATCAGATATGGCTGTAGAGTTTAAACGTATGATTATTTCTGCACCATTTACTGCACCGATTTTGATTATATAA